The window TGGGACCCAAAGCCAAGTTACCTTCCTGTAGATTCCATACTGACATTCATTACACcataattctgcctttcttaaaacaagtactATTAGTTTGTGTTATGATTTTCaatttttccttattaaaaatacatttttacatataaatcTCTATGCGCAACttttaagaaatagaatattggaataaattagataaatatattcaaggatatttatatattttgctaaatttcttggcataaacaaaaccaaattatAATCTTATTAGTAAATTTTTTGTTACTGCCATATAACACCACCACAGCTAATTTGATAAGCGTAAATAATATCTCTACTTTACTTTATTTGAAATACACTtcaagttaaaatatatttttaacataaatgtttatatttttgatgcattctatttctattttataaactgtatgcttttatctgttttcttcttcaaagtttgttattttcttcatcggcttgtaatacattttttattaatattaacatttgaagaatattttggtaGTTTTCCATTTGTTGTTTGCTTTCTATTCTAATTGCatcttttttgtaaataaatattttattttatacaaattatcgCTTAATACTGCttgataatatttcattattgtttaagtttagattttcaaattttctgtccAGTGATACAATGTTTTCTaatcctttacattttttttgtattttattaacatataaaataaattttgaatatatGTGTTGAAAATTTAAactgatatttaaaatgtattaaagattATTAAGTTATTATTATATGTCAGAAACAGCTTAGATGACATTgagatgttttatattttaaatatcattaaatttttgtttagGTAAAGAATTAAGGTATAAACTTTCTTCTGATAACTGCTTTAAATTTAGCCAATatagcgcggtggctcacgcttgtaatcccagcactttgggaggccgaggcgggcggatcacgaggtcaggagatcgagaacacggtgaaaccccgtctctactaaaaatacaaaaaaattagctgggcgtggtggcaggcacctgtagtcccagctacttggagaggctgaggcaggagaatggcgtgaacccaggaggcggagcttgcagtgagccaagattgcgccactgcactccagcctgggcgacagagcgagactccatctcaaaaacaacaaaacaaacaaaataaaatttagcccTTATAGTCTAATATATATAGCTGACATTATTTTCtagaacttattttattttacattgtattttCCCTTTGACCCAACACTTGTTTAATAGTATTTTCAAATTATCATATGGAAgagctttcaaaaatattattttcatatgattttatttttattgttactgaTCAATGGTTTTGCTCAAACGTACAGATaggttttctatattttttaaaaaaattaaaattaaaaaatttaaagtaggccgggcacggtgctcactcctgtaatcccagcactttgggaggctgaggtgggcagatcatgaggtcaggatatcgagaccttcctggctaacacagtgaaacctgtctctgctaaaagtccaaaaaattagctgggcacagtggcgggtgcctgtagtcccagctactcaggaggctgaggcaggagaattgcttgaacctgggaggcggagcttgcagtgagccgagatcatgccactgcactccagcctgggcgacagagtgagactccatctcaaaaaaaaaagaaaaaaaattaaaataattaaactttaaaaaattaatgttttaattaaTGCTTCTTTAAATATATAGGATAAATGTGTAAGATACATTTTAGTCTTTACTGTTTTTAATCAATGTTTATGAGCACTTGGATAGTCATGAATAAGAATAAGATGAAAGGGTGATGGATCATTTCAATGTATAGATACAAGTCTTTTATTTCATAGCATTCTGAAATGCTatgtgtgaaatggtatctcactgtggtttttgatttgcattcctctgatgattattgatgagcatttttcataagtttcatggctgcttgtatgtcttattctgagaggtgtctgttcatatcctttgcacattttaaaatggggTTTATTGCTTTTTgcttgatttgtttaagtttcttaaagattctgaatattaggcctttgtctgatgcatagtttgaatattttctcccattctgcaggttgtctggttcaatatatgaaaatcaataaatgtaattcatgacataaacaattagaaatgaaattcatatgatcatttcaatagatgcagaaaatttccaataaaatctaacatcccttcatgataaaaaccctcaacagactAGGCTTTGAGgaacatgtctcaaaataataagagccatctatgacaaatccacagccaacatcatattcaACAAGCAAAAGCTGGATCTATTGTTGGGAACTGAAACAACACAAGGATACCCATTCTTACCATTCCTATTCAaggcaagggaaaaaaatgaaaggcatccaaataggaagaaaatgtCAAACTATTTGTCTCCATTGTTGATATTATTCCATATCTCAAAAACTAGCTTAAAGACTGCCAAAAgcctcctagaactgataaatgactttagtaaaattttaggatataaaatcaatctaaaaaaatcagtagtatttctatacatcaataatgtCCAGACTGAGGgtcaaatcaaaaacacaattatatttcaataaccacaaagaagataaaatatctagaaatgcaCCTAATAAAAGAGGAGAAaggtctctacaaggagaactacaaaacactgctcaaagaaatcagagatgacacaaataaatggaaaaacattccatgctcatgaactggaataatcaatattgttaaaatggtcatagtctccaaagcaatttacagattcaatgatattcctatcaaactatcgATGTAATTTTATCAGAATTAGCAAAACTATtacaaaattcatatgaaaccaaaaaagcgCTCAAACAGCCCAAGTAACCCTAAAcataaagaacaaagccagagagaagcatcacactagccaacttcaaactatactataatgtTACAGTAACacaaacagcatggttctggtgcaaaaacagacacatagaccaagggaacaTAATAAAAAACTTAGAAAgcaagctgcacacctacagccatctgatcttcaacaagacTGACAAAAGCAAACAGTGGAACAagtactccctattcaataaatggtgcagggatagctggctagccatctgCAGAAGAGGGAAACTGGACCCTcacctttcaccatatataaaaattaactcaaagtggattaaaaatttaaatgtaaaacctcaaactCTAAAAATCCTAGATGAAAACCTGGGGAATATTATTCTCagcatcagccttggcaaagaatttttgatTAAgttcccaaaagcaattgcaacaaaaacaaaaattcataagtgggagctaattaaactagagcttctgcacagcaaaagaaactattgagAGAAGAGATTCTTATTTCTACTTGTTAGAACCTGAGGGGAGGTTTAGGTGCAGTAATTAGAATAAATTTCATAtaagttaattttatttaatggGATTCTACCTGACTAAAAAGTATTCTTGTCTTCTCTCATACTAAGATTTAATTAACTGTTATTAGAAAATCAAAGGTATACTACATTGCTTTCACtttttactgaagaaaaaaactatTGTAAGTTTCAAAccccaattttcattttttcataaacCATACACAAAGTTTTTCCTAAAAGCAGTTTATGTATCAGAATTCAATGACTCTACAACGGACCGTGTTTTATTTAAGGCATGTTGGACTCCATGTGTGTCTATAGATAAAGATGATGggtaaggaaagaagaaaggtgaTAAGGATAATTCTAGTCACTTCAGAAAATACTTATTCTGCATATAAATGCAGATAATTAGTCACAATCTGTCTGCTTATTTTTCTTGAATGTCTACATTATAGTTGTTCAAAGTGGGGAATAAGTGATATTAACCTAACTCAATCCATATATATTGAGCTCAACAGAGCCTATCTCTCAACCTTCTGTTCAGGCATATaatatcttcttttgtaaaatgtgtttatggttattttaattatttttacaaatataactGGGCATTACTAGAGTGGTAAACTTTAAGTTATCGGCCTGAGAATGCAAATAATCAACTTACAATTATTTCTATCAACAATCTTCAAAGAGCTGTGATGTGTTCCAGAAACACTTAAAGATCCTAGAGTAGGAATAAAATGGTGACAATTAAGTGGATCACAATGCTCCAAAGGCCTCTATTTAGTGATTAAACTAGACACATTTGGGCAATTCTGATctcttttcatataaattttaaaatcatcttatCAATCTTTAGAAGAAAAGCCTGCTGGGATTTGTTAAGAATTATGTTGACTACATAGACCAATTTAGTCAGAATTGCTCTTTATTTTATTACATCTTTAAACTCATGAACATGGGTGTTCTTCACTcagtcatatattttataatttaacccAACAATGTTTGAGAGATTTCTCTGTATATGTCTCACACTTTTTTGTTAAATCTGACACTAAGCTTTTTTATGATACTGtgaattgaattgttttcttaatatcaTTTTTAGATTGTTTGTTGCTTGTTGTAGTAGGCCAAATAATGAGCTCCCAAAAATGTCTATGTTTTAATCACCGGAACCCAAGAATATGTTAGATTATACAAGCAAGAGGAGTTAAGGTTGCAGAAGGAAAGTCAACTGACAATAAAACAGAGATATCATCCTGTATTATTCTGATGGGCCTAAAGTAGTCACAAGGGTTCTTAAAATTGGGAGAGAGAATCAGAAAGCCAGAGAAAGAGATGTAACTTTGttgactttgaagatggaagaaggggaCCATGAACCAATGAACATGAGAGGTAGCTAGGAACCGGAAAAGGTGAATAAAAGGCAAGATTCTTCTTTGTCATCTCCTGAAAGGAACAAAGGAATGCATGCCCCAAATTCTTATATTCACATACCTGAAtatgttttacttctttctctctttgcagatCTTGGCAGAAAACCTCACCATGGTCACTGAATTCCTGTTGCTGGGTTTTTCCAGCCTTGATGAAATTCAACTGgccctctttgtagtttttgtttttctgtatctgGTAATTCTTAGTGGCAATGTCACCATTATCAGTGTCATCCACCTGGATAAAAGCCTTCACACACCAATGTACTTCTTCCTTGGCATTCTCTCAACGTCTGAGACCTTCTACACCTTTGTCATTCTACCCAAGATGCTCATCAATCTACTTTCTGTGGCCAGGACAATCTCCTTCACCTGTTGTGCTCTTCAAATGTTCTTCTTTCTTGGTTTTGCCATTACCAACTGCCTGCTATTGGGTGTGATGGGTTATGATCGCTATGCTGCCATTTGTCACCCTCTGCATTACCCCATTCTTATGAGATGGCAGGTGTGTGGAAGACTGGCAGCTGCCTGTGCAATTGGTGGCTTCTTGGCCTCTCTTACAGTAGTAAATTTAGTTTTCAGCCTCCCTTTTTGTGGTGCCAACAAGGTCAATCATTACTTCTGTGACATCTCACCAGTCATTCGTCTGGCTTGCACCAACACAGATGTTAACGAATTTGTGATATTCATTTGTGGGGTTCTTGTACTTGTGGTTCCCTTTCTGTTTATCTGTGtttcttatctctgcattctGAGGACTATCCTGAAGATTCCCTCAGGTGAGGGCAGACGGAAAGCATTTTCCACCTGTGCCTCTCACCTCACTGTTGTTATTGTTCATTATGGCTGTGCTTCCTTCATCTACCTGAGGCCTACAGCAAACTATGTGTCCAACAAAGACAGGTTGGTGACAGTGACGTACACTATTGTCACTCCATTACTAAACCCCATGGTTTACAGCCTCAGAAACAAGGATGTCCAACTTGCTATCAGAAAATTGTTGGGCAAGAAAGGTTCTCTAAAACTGTATAATTgaaatattattacattttagaTTTCTCAATAAATAATGCCTTTTTATCACATGAATATTATAACTGTAACAAATTCATTGAAATAATAGGAGTCCTTAAGATGCAtgtcataaaatatgtttttctccttACAGTCTCTTTAAATTTAATCCATAGgctaatgtttttcattttctcatatgGAATCTCAGGGAGCTCCTCAAATTGAAATGCCTAGTCCACTGTGATAACTGaaaatttaaacttaatttaAAGCTAAAATTTCTGCCTTTTCTGGGTGTTGATTTTTGAATTGGGAAGCCTTCATTGGCACCAATGAAGGTTGACTTATATATCAGCAAATACTTTTCTCTCTACTTATTTCAGTGACTGACCTGTCAAGCATTACACGGGGGAGGGAGGGATAGGTGGAGGGAACGTCCTGCTTGATTGCCACTGTCATGCTCTGGCAATAGTGCTTTCAGATGTTGCACACTGAGTAATTCTTATGCAGGGAGCTTTCATGGCTGCTGAAATAATTCCTTACTCGAACTTCTACCACATTTCCTGTGATATGGTTGAATCTGCCTCTAGCTGACAGCTTGTAAATTTTCCCCTTGATTCTGAGGTTTCAACATTTATCTGGGTCCCATGTTTTCTAAAGATCTTATTggacaaaatgttatttttaagtgATTCCACAATGACAATTTCTCCTAAATGGTCCATATGTGATCCAAAAGAAAATTTTGACAATCCTTTCTACCCATAGTCAGTTGAA of the Symphalangus syndactylus isolate Jambi chromosome 12, NHGRI_mSymSyn1-v2.1_pri, whole genome shotgun sequence genome contains:
- the LOC134734753 gene encoding olfactory receptor 10R2-like, producing the protein MTTVLGSEVILAENLTMVTEFLLLGFSSLDEIQLALFVVFVFLYLVILSGNVTIISVIHLDKSLHTPMYFFLGILSTSETFYTFVILPKMLINLLSVARTISFTCCALQMFFFLGFAITNCLLLGVMGYDRYAAICHPLHYPILMRWQVCGRLAAACAIGGFLASLTVVNLVFSLPFCGANKVNHYFCDISPVIRLACTNTDVNEFVIFICGVLVLVVPFLFICVSYLCILRTILKIPSGEGRRKAFSTCASHLTVVIVHYGCASFIYLRPTANYVSNKDRLVTVTYTIVTPLLNPMVYSLRNKDVQLAIRKLLGKKGSLKLYN